The proteins below come from a single Papaver somniferum cultivar HN1 chromosome 11, ASM357369v1, whole genome shotgun sequence genomic window:
- the LOC113324930 gene encoding MADS-box transcription factor 51-like — translation MGKRRIEMKKIEDRQKRNVCFTKRRHGLFNKAADLCRLTGADISLLVISPGGNPYTFSSSSSISWNDLNYRLKNTINFKEVKVADDERTRVSDDGFWWNNLNPEEIDSIEKLTAVRNQLLDVKEKVAQRKQELLAAAEPIATSTTTSTCTVGEMEEDSSLLEDDLEKLLSDAYDDAPNWLPSIDDSGMLFEGLDYDESWLPLGIDTVLVLVGPAILLLLKPAKDAEKSFSCLSLLGSILPYK, via the exons ATGGGTAAGAGAAGGATTGagatgaagaagattgaagataGGCAGAAAAGAAATGTGTGCTTCACTAAGAGACGCCACGGCCTATTCAATAAAGCCGCTGATTTGTGCCGTCTTACCGGTGCTGACATTTCTCTGTTAGTAATCTCTCCTGGTGGTAACCCCtacactttttcttcttcttcttctatttcttggaATGATTTAAATTATAGGTTAAAAAATACCATTAATTTTAAAGAAGTAAAAGTTGCTGATGATGAGAGAACTAGGGTTTCTGATGATGGGTTTTGGTGGAATAACCTAAACCCAGAAGAAATTGATAGTATTGAAAAGTTGACGGCTGTAAGGAATCAATTACTTGATGTGAAAGAGAAGGTTGCACAGAGAAAGCAAGAGTtgctagcagcagcagaaccaattGCTACCTCTACTACTACTAGTACTTGTACTGTTGGAGAGATGGAGGAGGATTCTTCTCTGTTGGAGGATGATTTGGAAAAGTTATTATCAGATGCCTATGATGATGCTCCGAATTGGTTGCCTTCTATTGATGATTCGGGAATGTTatttgagggtttagattatgatGAGAGTTGGTTGCCT CTTGGAATTGACACAGTCCTAGTCCTTGTTGGCCCTGCAATCTTGTTGCTATTAAAACCTGCCAAGGATGCTGAGAAATCCTTCTCTTGCCTCTCCCTTCTTGGAAGCATTCTTCCCTACAAGTAA